The Petrotoga sibirica DSM 13575 nucleotide sequence AAAAAGATTCAACATTAGTTCTAAGTGTATTTTCTAAAGCCTTCATTTGACTAGAAATTTCATTATCCAATCTCTTCTGAACACTTCCTAATATATAGAACCTGTTCAACAAACTTTTGTTTTTAAATGTTACTGTTTTAAAGGCACTATCTAAAATTGTATTGATTTCGTTTTCTAAGTCTCCTTGAAAATCATCAAAAAATTTATCAACATCAGATTTTAACTTTTCATTTAAGAAAGAATTCTTTCCTAATCTATCTATAACTTCTTCCTTATCAAAAAATTTATCTACTCTTCTTTTTTCTTCACCTATAATATACGAAATTTCTCTTTTTATTCTCTCTTCCAATGTATTTGATACCTCTTTTTTGAATTTAGTAATCTCATGCTCGACCAATTCTTTGACTTTTTTCTGAGTTTTATAAAACTGTAAGATCGTACTCTTCAAATCAGTTAACTTACTTGAGTAATATTTTGTAAGAGAATCATTAATTGATTCCAACCTTATATTCAAAAAAGATTGATTCTCTTGCAAAAACAATTGAACATTTTCATAATATCTCTTACGAACTTCCAATTCTCCAATTTTCTCATTTAAAAGTTTGCTATTTAGGTTAATGGAATGCCTAATTTTGCCTATGATTGTTTTCAACTTCATTCTTTTCTTATCATGACTACCTATTTCGTTAAAAATGTAATCTCTAACCTGTTGGAACCCACTATCATCTTTAGACTCAATTTCTAGCTTAGCAGAGGTTAAAAAGATTTTGGGATCTTTCAAATCTATTTTGTTGCATCTATTTATAAGTTCTTTTTTAGCCATTTCTATCTCTTCTTGTGAAGCTCTATCCTTTTGGGAGAGAATAAAAATCACATCTTTGTTTAGATTCTTGATAATCTCTTCGACTAAATCCCAATCGCTTTTTGTATAAATATTTTTTGAGTCAAAAACAAACATTATCAGATTACTATTTTCCAAAAAATCTCTCGTTATCTTTTCATGTTTTTCCATTATTGTGTCCGTTCCTGGGGTATCTATTATTTCTATTCCTTCCAAAGAGTCCAAATCTTTGTAGATTGTAACTATGTCACCTTTTGTTTCAACGTTACCTTCACCTTTTCGAACAATTGTTATTTTGGATGTCTGAGGTCCTGGCCCAACCTCAA carries:
- a CDS encoding dynamin family protein, with amino-acid sequence MGIPLVSDKFKKEESQLKTLLNEYSDMIDRNSFLVKDKIDEVKKEFETLFNFVVVGKVKAGKSSFLNALLGIKEGEEDIFEVGPGPQTSKITIVRKGEGNVETKGDIVTIYKDLDSLEGIEIIDTPGTDTIMEKHEKITRDFLENSNLIMFVFDSKNIYTKSDWDLVEEIIKNLNKDVIFILSQKDRASQEEIEMAKKELINRCNKIDLKDPKIFLTSAKLEIESKDDSGFQQVRDYIFNEIGSHDKKRMKLKTIIGKIRHSINLNSKLLNEKIGELEVRKRYYENVQLFLQENQSFLNIRLESINDSLTKYYSSKLTDLKSTILQFYKTQKKVKELVEHEITKFKKEVSNTLEERIKREISYIIGEEKRRVDKFFDKEEVIDRLGKNSFLNEKLKSDVDKFFDDFQGDLENEINTILDSAFKTVTFKNKSLLNRFYILGSVQKRLDNEISSQMKALENTLRTNVESFLNSLKVKMQTSMFENYEAFKKEINKLEHFKDLKGKIDEYSRQLEDIELSISD